From Pseudomonas hormoni:
CCCTGGGCGCTCACGCCTGGGTCGGCATGTGGACCATCGCGACCGACTACCTGACGCCGATGGCGCTGGGCAAGTCCGCGACTGCAGTACGTTTCCTTTTCCAGGCAGTATGCGGCGTTGCGATGTTCGCTTACTTCGTCTGGGGTGTGCAGATTCTCTGGGGTATCTGATTCATGTCTACTACAGTTAATACGCTTTCGTTCGACGCCATCATCATTGGCGGCGGCGGTGCCGGCATGCGCGCTGCGCTGCAACTGGCACAAGGTGGTCACAAGACTGCCGTAGTTACCAAGGTTTTCCCGACTCGTTCGCACACTGTATCCGCCCAGGGTGGCATCACCTGCGCCATCGCTTCGGCAGACCCGAACGATGACTGGCGCTGGCACATGTACGATACCGTCAAGGGTTCCGACTATATCGGTGACCAGGACGCTATCGAATACATGTGTTCCGTAGGCCCGGAAGCGGTCTTCGAACTCGAGCACATGGGTTTGCCGTTCTCCCGTACCGAACAGGGCCGCATCTATCAGCGTCCGTTCGGCGGTCAGTCGAAAGACTTCGGCAAGGGTGGCCAGGCTGCCCGTACCTGCGCCGCTGCCGACCGTACCGGTCACGCACTGCTGCACACCCTGTACCAGGCCAACCTGAAGGCCGGCACCGTATTCCTCAATGAATACTATGGCGTCGACCTGGTGAAGAACGAAGACGGTGCCTTTGTCGGCATGATCGTCATCTGCATCGAAACCGGCGAAACCTCGTACGTCCGCGCTAACGCCACCGTTCTGGCGACTGGCGGTGCAGGCCGTATCTACTCGTCCACCACCAATGCCCTGATCAACACCGGTGACGGCGTCGGCATGGCTCTGCGTGCTGGCGTGCCGGTACAAGACATTGAAATGTGGCAGTTCCACCCGACCGGCATCGCCGGCGCCGGTGTACTGGTTACAGAAGGCTGCCGCGGTGAAGGCGGCTACCTGATCAACAAGCACGGCGAGCGTTTCATGGAGCGTTATGCTCCGAACGCCAAAGACCTGGCGGGTCGTGACGTTGTTGCTCGTTCGATGGTTAAAGAAATCATCGCCGGCAACGGTTGCGGTCCGGATGGCGACCACGTAATGCTGAAACTCGATCACCTCGGTGAAGAAGTTCTGCACAGCCGTCTGCCAGGCATCATGGAACTGTCCAAGACTTTCGCTCACGTCGATCCAGCCGTGGCGCCAATTCCGGTCGTTCCAACCTGCCACTATATGATGGGCGGCGTTGCCACCAACATTCATGGTCAGGCAATCACTCAAGACGCTGACGGCAAGGACCAGATCATTCCTGGCCTGTTCGCCGTAGGTGAAGTGGCGTGCGTATCGGTTCACGGTGCCAACCGTCTGGGCGGCAACTCGCTGCTCGACCTGGTGGTATTCGGCCGTGCCGCTGGCCTGTTCCTGGAGCAGACCCTGAAAGAAGGCGTTGATTACGCCCGCCCTCGCCAGTCTGACATCGACGCTGCCCTGGCACGTCTCGATGGCCTGAACTCGCGCACCGAAGGCGAAGACGTCGCTACTCTGCGTAAAGAGCTGCAAAGCTGCATGCAGAACTACTTCGGTGTATTCCGTACCGGCGAATACATGCAGAAGGGTATTGCTCAGCTGGCTGATCTGCGTGGCCGTATCGCCAACGTCAAGATCAACGACAAGAGCCAGGCATTCAACACGGCTCGTATCGAAGCCCTGGAACTGCAAAACCTGCTGGAAGTGGCCGAAGCCACCGCCATCGCTGCAGAGATCCGCAAAGAGTCCCGCGGCGCTCACGCCCGTGAAGACTACGAAGATCGCGACGACGAAAACTGGCTGTGCCACACCCTGTACTTCCCGGGTGACAAGCGCGTGACCAAGCGTGCTGTGAACTTCTCGCCGAAGACTGTTCCGACTTTTGAACCTAAGATTCGGACTTATTAAGGGTGGCCGCCATGTTGCAAGTCAGTGTTTATCGCTACAACCCTGATCAGGACGCTGCGCCGTTCATGCAGGAATTCCAGGTCGATACCGGTGGTAAAGACCTGATGGTGCTGGACGTGCTGGCCCTGATTAAAGAGCAGGACGAAGGTTTCTCCTATCGTCGCTCTTGCCGTGAAGGCGTTTGCGGTTCCGACGGCATGAACATCAACGGCAAAAACGGTCTGGCGTGCGTCACGCCGCTGTCTTCTGTCGTAAAAGGTAACAAGCTGATCGTTCGTCCGCTGCCAGGTTTGCCGGTTATCCGTGACCTGGTCGTCGATATGAGCATCTTCTACAAGCAATACGAGAAGGTTAAGCCATTCCTGCAGAACGACACGCCGGCTCCGGCCATCGAGCGTCTGCAGACTCCGGAAGAGCGTGAAAAGCTCGATGGTCTGTACGAGTGCATCCTGTGCGCTTGCTGCTCGACCTCTTGCCCGTCCTTCTGGTGGAACCCGGACAAGTTCCTGGGTCCAGCTGCTCTGCTGCAAGCGTACCGCTTCCTGGCAGACAGCCGCGACACCAAGACTGCCGAGCGTCTGGCTTCACTGGATGACCCGTTCAGCGTATTCCGCTGCCGTGGGATCATGAACTGCGTCAACGTCTGTCCGAAAGGCCTGAACCCGACTAAGGCCATCGGTCACGTACGTAACATGTTGCTGCAAAGCGGCGTGTGATTCAGCTGCTGTACCCGTAGGACCGCTGTACCCGTAGATGCTACGGCGCAGGCTTCAACCGGCGCCGTAGTTTTAACCTGAGCAGCAGCTCACAAAGCTGCCGCTCTTATTTTGAAGAAATGAGACAAGCAGGGGCATCCGGGCTGGTACCCGGACTATCAGCGTGATCCTAAGTGGCTTGTTTTGGTCGCTGCATTCGGACTTCTGCAAGTTTGCTCGGTGTCGACGCCGGTGGTGTTCCCCTAACCGAGGGTGACCAAGCATGCAAGAAAGCGTGATGCAGCGCATGTGGAACAGTGCCCACCTTTCAGGTGGAAACGCTGCCTATGTGGAAGAGCTTTATGAGCTCTACCTGCACGACCCTAACGCTGTGCCAGAAGAGTGGCGCACCTACTTTCAGAAGTTGCCGACTGACGGCAACTCTGCCACCGATGTTTCGCACTCCACAATTCGCGATCATTTCGTCTTGCTGGCAAAGAACCAGCGCCGCGCACAACCGGTTTCCGCCGGCAGCGTGAGCAGTGAGCACGAGAAGAAGCAAGTTGAAGTGCTGCGATTGATCCAGGCCTACCGTATGCGTGGCCACCAGGCAGCCCAGCTTGACCCGCTGGGGCTGTGGCAGCGTCCTGCACCTGCAGACCTGTCGATCAATCATTACGGCTTGACCAATGCCGATCTTGATACGACCTTCCGTGCCGGGGACCTGTTCATCGGCAAAGAGGAGGCGAGCCTACGCGAAATTCACGAAGCGTTGCAGCAGACATATTGCCGCACCATCGGCGCTGAATTCACGCATATCACCGATTCCGAGCAGCGCCAGTGGTTCCAGCAGCGTCTGGAAAGCGTGCGTGGTCGTCCGACGTACTCCGCCGACATCAAGAGCCACCTGCTCGAGCGTGTCACTGCCGGTGAAGGCCTGGAAAAATACCTGGGCACCAAATACCCGGGCACCAAGCGTTTCGGTCTGGAAGGCGGCGAGAGCCTGATTCCGATGCTCGACGAGCTGATCCAGCGTTCCGGTTCCTACGGGACCAAGGAAATCGTCATCGGCATGGCCCACCGTGGCCGTCTGAACGTGCTGGTCAACACCTTCGGCAAGAACCCGCGCGAGCTGTTCGACGAGTTCGAAGGCAAGAAGAAGGTCGAGCTGGGTTCCGGTGACGTTAAATATCACCAGGGCTTCTCGTCCAACGTGATGACTACCGGTGGTGAAGTTCACCTCGCCATGGCGTTCAACCCGTCCCACCTGGAAATCGTATCTCCAGTGGTCGAAGGTTCGGTTCGCGCCCGTCAGGATCGTCGTAACGACCCTACCGGCGAGAAGGTTCTGCCGATTTCCATCCACGGTGACGCGGCATTCGCCGGTCAGGGCGTGGTCATGGAAACCTTCCAGATGTCGCAGACCCGCGGTTTCAAGACCGGCGGCACTGTACACATCGTGATCAACAACCAGGTCGGTTTCACCATCAGCAACCCGCTGGACTCGCGTTCCACCGAGTACGCGACCGACGTTGCGAAGATGATCCAGGCGCCGATCCTCCATGTGAATGGTGATGATCCGGAAGCCGTATTGTTCGTGACCCAGCTGGCCATCGACTACCGCATGCAGTTCAAGCGTGACGTGGTGATCGACCTGGTCTGCTACCGTCGTCGCGGCCACAACGAGGCCGACGAGCCAAGTGGCACCCAGCCGATCATGTATCAGCAGATCACCAAACAGCGCACCACCCGTGAGCTGTATGCCGATCGTCTGACCCAGGGCGGTGTACTCGACGCAGAGCGTGTTCAGGCGAAAGTCGACGAATACCGCAACGCGCTGGACAACGGTCTGCATGTTGTAAAAAGCCTGGTCAAAGAGCCGAACAAAGAGTTGTTCGTGGACTGGCGTCCGTATCTGGGTCATGCCTGGACCGCGCGTCACGACACGCGTTTCGATCTGAAAACCTTGCAGGAACTGTCTGCCAAGCTGCTGGAAATTCCAGAAGGCTTCGTGGTTCAGCGCCAGGTCTCGAAGATCTACGAAGACCGTCAGAAAATGCAAGCGGGCGGCCTGCCGATCAACTGGGGTTACGCCGAAACCATGGCGTACGCGACCCTGGCGTTCGAAGGTCACCCGATTCGCATGACGGGTCAGGACATCGGTCGTGGTACGTTCTCGCACCGTCACGCTGTCTTGCACAACCAGAAAGACGCGGGTACCTATGTCCCGCTGCAAAACCTGTACAACGGCCAGCCACGTTTCGACCTGTACGATTCGTTCCTGTCCGAAGAAGCCGTGCTGGCGTTCGAATACGGTTACTCGACCACCACGCCTGAAGCGCTGGTGATCTGGGAAGCCCAGTTCGGCGATTTCGCCAACGGTGCCCAGGTGGTTATCGACCAGTTCATCACCAGCGGCGAGCACAAGTGGGGCCGTCTCTGCGGTCTGACCATGTTGCTGCCGCACGGCTATGAAGGTCAGGGTCCGGAGCACTCTTCGGCTCGTCTGGAGCGTTACCTGCAGCTGTGCGCCGAGCACAACATTCAGGTAGCCGTACCGACTACGCCGGCTCAGATCTACCACTTGCTGCGTCGTCAGGTGATTCGCCCGCTGCGCAAGCCGTTGATCGTCCTGACTCCGAAGTCGCTGCTGCGTCACAAACTGGCCATCTCGACACTGGAAGATCTGGCGGAAGGTTCGTTCCAGACCGTTATCCCGGAAATCGATGCCCTGGACCCGAAAAAGGTCGAGCGCGTTGTTCTGTGTAGCGGCAAGGTCTACTACGACCTGCTGGAAAAACGCCGTGCCGAAGGTCGTGATGACATCGCCATCGTGCGTATCGAGCAGCTGTACCCATTCCCTGAGGACGACTTGAACGAAGTCCTGGCTCCTTACACCAACCTCAAACATATCGTTTGGTGTCAGGAAGAGCCGATGAACCAGGGTGCCTGGTACTGCAGCCAACACCACATGCGCCGCATCGTTGGCAATCACAACAAGTCGCTCGTACTCGAATACGCCGGCCGTGATGCTTCTGCTGCACCTGCTTGTGGTTATGCATCGATGCACGCTGAGCAGCAGGAAAAACTGCTGCAAGACGCCTTTACTGTTTAACGCCTTCGCGCACCTGAAACCGAATTTAAGGACCCACAGATAATGGCTATCGAAATCAAAGCCCCCACTTTCCCGGAATCGGTTGCCGATGGCACCGTTGCCACCTGGCACAAAAAACCGGGCGACGCTGTAAAGCGTGATGACCTGATCGTCGACATCGAAACCGACAAGGTTGTGCTGGAAGTGTTGGCGACTGCTGACGGCGTGCTGGGCGCTATCGTCAAGAACGAAGGCGACACCGTTCTGTCCGACGAAGTCCTGGGCTCCATCGAAACGGGCGGCGCTGCTGCCGCTGCTCCGGCTGCCGCTGCTGCTCCGGCCGCGGCACA
This genomic window contains:
- a CDS encoding succinate dehydrogenase iron-sulfur subunit, which gives rise to MLQVSVYRYNPDQDAAPFMQEFQVDTGGKDLMVLDVLALIKEQDEGFSYRRSCREGVCGSDGMNINGKNGLACVTPLSSVVKGNKLIVRPLPGLPVIRDLVVDMSIFYKQYEKVKPFLQNDTPAPAIERLQTPEEREKLDGLYECILCACCSTSCPSFWWNPDKFLGPAALLQAYRFLADSRDTKTAERLASLDDPFSVFRCRGIMNCVNVCPKGLNPTKAIGHVRNMLLQSGV
- the sdhA gene encoding succinate dehydrogenase flavoprotein subunit → MSTTVNTLSFDAIIIGGGGAGMRAALQLAQGGHKTAVVTKVFPTRSHTVSAQGGITCAIASADPNDDWRWHMYDTVKGSDYIGDQDAIEYMCSVGPEAVFELEHMGLPFSRTEQGRIYQRPFGGQSKDFGKGGQAARTCAAADRTGHALLHTLYQANLKAGTVFLNEYYGVDLVKNEDGAFVGMIVICIETGETSYVRANATVLATGGAGRIYSSTTNALINTGDGVGMALRAGVPVQDIEMWQFHPTGIAGAGVLVTEGCRGEGGYLINKHGERFMERYAPNAKDLAGRDVVARSMVKEIIAGNGCGPDGDHVMLKLDHLGEEVLHSRLPGIMELSKTFAHVDPAVAPIPVVPTCHYMMGGVATNIHGQAITQDADGKDQIIPGLFAVGEVACVSVHGANRLGGNSLLDLVVFGRAAGLFLEQTLKEGVDYARPRQSDIDAALARLDGLNSRTEGEDVATLRKELQSCMQNYFGVFRTGEYMQKGIAQLADLRGRIANVKINDKSQAFNTARIEALELQNLLEVAEATAIAAEIRKESRGAHAREDYEDRDDENWLCHTLYFPGDKRVTKRAVNFSPKTVPTFEPKIRTY
- a CDS encoding 2-oxoglutarate dehydrogenase E1 component produces the protein MQESVMQRMWNSAHLSGGNAAYVEELYELYLHDPNAVPEEWRTYFQKLPTDGNSATDVSHSTIRDHFVLLAKNQRRAQPVSAGSVSSEHEKKQVEVLRLIQAYRMRGHQAAQLDPLGLWQRPAPADLSINHYGLTNADLDTTFRAGDLFIGKEEASLREIHEALQQTYCRTIGAEFTHITDSEQRQWFQQRLESVRGRPTYSADIKSHLLERVTAGEGLEKYLGTKYPGTKRFGLEGGESLIPMLDELIQRSGSYGTKEIVIGMAHRGRLNVLVNTFGKNPRELFDEFEGKKKVELGSGDVKYHQGFSSNVMTTGGEVHLAMAFNPSHLEIVSPVVEGSVRARQDRRNDPTGEKVLPISIHGDAAFAGQGVVMETFQMSQTRGFKTGGTVHIVINNQVGFTISNPLDSRSTEYATDVAKMIQAPILHVNGDDPEAVLFVTQLAIDYRMQFKRDVVIDLVCYRRRGHNEADEPSGTQPIMYQQITKQRTTRELYADRLTQGGVLDAERVQAKVDEYRNALDNGLHVVKSLVKEPNKELFVDWRPYLGHAWTARHDTRFDLKTLQELSAKLLEIPEGFVVQRQVSKIYEDRQKMQAGGLPINWGYAETMAYATLAFEGHPIRMTGQDIGRGTFSHRHAVLHNQKDAGTYVPLQNLYNGQPRFDLYDSFLSEEAVLAFEYGYSTTTPEALVIWEAQFGDFANGAQVVIDQFITSGEHKWGRLCGLTMLLPHGYEGQGPEHSSARLERYLQLCAEHNIQVAVPTTPAQIYHLLRRQVIRPLRKPLIVLTPKSLLRHKLAISTLEDLAEGSFQTVIPEIDALDPKKVERVVLCSGKVYYDLLEKRRAEGRDDIAIVRIEQLYPFPEDDLNEVLAPYTNLKHIVWCQEEPMNQGAWYCSQHHMRRIVGNHNKSLVLEYAGRDASAAPACGYASMHAEQQEKLLQDAFTV